The Seriola aureovittata isolate HTS-2021-v1 ecotype China chromosome 12, ASM2101889v1, whole genome shotgun sequence genome window below encodes:
- the apoda.1 gene encoding apolipoprotein Da, duplicate 1, with product MKLSLALVFAFVLPLIRAQVPHWGPCPEPAVQPEFNLKQFMGRWFEIAKLPAQFEKGRCIETNFTMRTDNSIRVVSSEILKGELRKIEGTGVIEDMKNPAKLGISYSYVLPYSPYWILSTDYVNSALVYSCTDILRLFHVDFAWILGRTRTLPDSTVEKAKEIFATNNIDVTRMIASRQQGCDKTL from the exons ATGAAGTTATCTCTTGCTCTGGTCTTTGCATTTGTTCTCCCGCTCATCAGGGCTCAGGTGCCGCACTGGGGACCATGTCCAGAACCGGCCGTTCAACCTGAGTTCAACCTCAAACAG TTTATGGGGAGATGGTTTGAAATTGCCAAGCTGCCGGCCCAGTTTGAGAAGGGCCGATGCATTGAAACCAATTTCACTATGAGGACAGACAACTCCATCCGAGTGGTCAGCTCTGAAATACT aaaaggagagCTGAGGAAAATTGAAGGGACTGGAGTCATAGAGGATATGAAGAATCCGGCCAAGCTGGGAATAAGTTATTCCTATG TCCTGCCCTACTCCCCTTACTGGATCCTGTCCACTGACTACGTGAACTCAGCCCTGGTGTATTCCTGCACGGACATCCTGAGGCTCTTCCACGTTGACTTTGCCTGGATCCTGGGCCGAACACGAACCCTGCCGGACTCCACTGTCGAGAAAGCCAAGGAGATCTTTGCCACCAACAACATCGACGTGACCAGGATGATTGCCAGCAGGCAGCAGGGCTGTGACAAAACTCTCTGA
- the LOC130179297 gene encoding apolipoprotein D-like: MNAIEVISITLLSVLAANAQVIVPGRCPKPAVQENFDAAKYLGTWYDIQRLPHAFQKGECSTATYSLKSPGVVGVLNRELLADGTINSISGSAMAKNPSEPAKLLVSFFENSPPAPYWVLSTDYDSYSLVYSCTDLGVLHVEFAWIMSRQPTLPEETLEDLHSTLSSIGVNVDKLLTTNQNAAYCSAMEQ; this comes from the exons ATGAATGCCATCGAGGTGATTTCCATCACTCTGCTGTCCGTCCTTGCAGCCAATGCTCAGGTCATCGTGCCAGGAAGATGCCCCAAGCCTGCTGTTCAGGAGAACTTTGATGCTGCCAAG TATCTTGGTACATGGTATGATATCCAGAGACTGCCACACGCTTTCCAGAAAGGCGAGTGCAGCACTGCTACCTACAGCCTGAAGAGCCCTGGAGTAGTTGGTGTCCTCAACAGGGAGCTGCT TGCTGATGGGACCATTAACTCCATCAGTGGCTCTGCCATGGCCAAGAACCCTTCTGAGCCTGCCAAGCTGCTGGTGTCCTTCTTTGAGA ACTCCCCCCCTGCCCCCTACTGGGTTCTGTCCACCGACTATGACAGCTACTCTCTGGTCTACAGCTGCACTGATCTCGGTGTGCTCCATGTGGAGTTCGCCTGGATCATGAGCAGGCAGCCCACCCTGCCTGAGGAGACCCTTGAGGACCTGCACAGCACCCTATCCTCCATCGGCGTCAATGTGGACAAGCTGCTCACCACCAACCAGAACGCAGCTTACTGCAGCGCCATGGAGCAGTAA
- the LOC130179320 gene encoding apolipoprotein D-like, with protein MKAMQVISLTLLSVLAASAQVLKFGKCPKPAVQANFDATRYVGKWYEIQKLPTAFQKGQCGTATYSPKSPGVIGVLNRELLNDGTINSIVGSAKVKNPAEPAKLEVSFTDIPSPPGPYWVLSTDYEGHSLVYGCTDFGLFRMELTWILSREPTLSEETIEELHSLLSSIGISVEKMVPTNQDVDYCSPMNQ; from the exons ATGAAGGCCATGCAGGTGATTTCCTTGACTCTGCTGTCTGTTCTCGCAGCCAGTGCTCAGGTCTTGAAGTTCGGCAAATGTCCCAAGCCTGCTGTTCAGGCTAACTTTGATGCAACCAGG TATGTTGGTAAGTGGTATGAGATCCAGAAGCTCCCAACAGCTTTCCAGAAGGGTCAGTGCGGCACTGCCACCTACAGCCCGAAGAGTCCTGGAGTCATCGGGGTCCTCAACAGGGAGCTGCT GAATGATGGAACCATTAATTCTATCGTTGGCTCCGCCAAAGTCAAGAACCCCGCAGAGCCTGCCAAGCTGGAGGTCTCCTTCACTGACA TACCATCTCCCCCTGGTCCCTACTGGGTTCTCTCCACCGATTATGAGGGTCACTCTCTGGTCTACGGCTGCACCGACTTCGGCCTGTTCCGCATGGAGCTGACCTGGATCCTGAGCAGGGAGCCCACCCTGTCTGAGGAGACCATCGAGGAGCTGCACAGCCTCCTGTCCTCCATCGGAATCAGTGTAGAGAAGATGGTCCCCACCAACCAGGACGTGGATTACTGTTCCCCCATGAACCAGTAA
- the LOC130179326 gene encoding apolipoprotein D-like, whose product MKAMQVISLTLLSVLAASAQVLKFGKCPKPAVQANFDATRYLGKWYEIQKLPTAFQKGQCTNGIYSPKSPGVIGVLNSQLLNNGTVSSIVGSAKVKNPAEPAKLEVSFTGRPSPPGPYWVLSTDYEGHSVVYSCTEVGLFHKELTWILSREPTLSEETIEELHSLLYSVGVSVEKMVPTNQDVDYCSPMNQ is encoded by the exons ATGAAGGCCATGCAGGTGATTTCCTTGACTCTGCTGTCTGTTCTCGCAGCCAGTGCTCAGGTCTTGAAGTTCGGCAAATGTCCCAAGCCTGCTGTTCAGGCTAACTTTGATGCAACCAGG TATCTTGGTAAGTGGTATGAGATCCAGAAGCTCCCAACAGCTTTCCAGAAGGGTCAGTGCACCAATGGCATCTACAGCCCGAAGAGTCCTGGAGTCATCGGGGTCCTCAACAGCCAGCTGCT GAATAATGGAACCGTTAGTTCTATCGTCGGCTCCGCCAAAGTCAAGAACCCCGCAGAGCCTGCCAAGCTGGAGGTCTCCTTCACTGGGA GACCATCTCCCCCTGGTCCCTACTGGGTTCTCTCCACCGATTATGAGGGTCACTCTGTGGTCTACAGCTGCACCGAAGTTGGCCTGTTCCACAAGGAGCTGACCTGGATCCTGAGCAGGGAGCCCACCCTGTCTGAGGAGACCATCGAGGAGCTGCACAGCCTCCTGTACTCCGTCGGAGTCAGTGTAGAGAAGATGGTCCCCACCAACCAGGACGTGGATTACTGTTCCCCCATGAACCAGTAA
- the LOC130179290 gene encoding apolipoprotein D-like, which translates to MNAIEVISITLLSVLAANAQVIVPGRCPKPAVQENFDAAKYLGTWYDIQRLPHAFQKGECSTATYSLKSPGVIGVLNRELLADGTINSISGSAMAKNPSEPAKLLVSFFENSPPAPYWVLSTDYDSYSLVYSCTDLGVLHVEFAWIMSRQPTLPEETLEDLHSTLSSIGVNVDKLLTTNQDAAYCSAMEQ; encoded by the exons ATGAATGCCATCGAGGTGATTTCCATCACTCTGCTGTCCGTCCTTGCAGCCAATGCTCAGGTCATCGTGCCAGGAAGATGCCCCAAGCCTGCTGTTCAGGAGAACTTTGATGCTGCCAAG TATCTTGGTACATGGTATGATATCCAGAGACTGCCACACGCTTTCCAGAAAGGCGAGTGCAGCACTGCTACCTACAGCCTGAAGAGCCCTGGAGTAATTGGTGTCCTCAACAGGGAGCTGCT TGCTGATGGGACCATTAACTCCATCAGTGGCTCTGCCATGGCCAAGAACCCTTCTGAGCCTGCCAAGCTGCTGGTGTCCTTCTTTGAGA ACTCCCCCCCTGCCCCCTACTGGGTTCTGTCCACCGACTATGACAGCTACTCTCTGGTCTACAGCTGCACTGATCTCGGTGTGCTCCATGTGGAGTTCGCCTGGATCATGAGCAGGCAGCCCACCCTGCCTGAGGAGACCCTTGAGGACCTGCACAGCACCCTATCCTCCATCGGCGTCAATGTGGACAAGCTGCTCACCACCAACCAGGACGCAGCTTACTGCAGCGCCATGGAGCAGTAA